TTTCTTTTTGATGTTTTTCTATTTGATATTCAAAATTCATTTTATCCGATTTGATGATATAGTAATGTGGTGAAAAATTACATCAAATATAGTGAAACTATGCTTTAGCTAATCATTTTAATAATGGGTAAGATGCTGCATTTTTACGCTAATACTTACTAAAACAAAAACAAAATGACAGATATGAAATTTAGAGTTAGAGCCAAAAGCGAAACTCCGACAAAAACAGTTGTTAAAGCAAGAGGATTTGAATTAATTATTGATGAACCAGAAGAATTAGGGGGAGGCAACGAAGGGGCAAATCCTGTTGAATTTCTTTTGGCTGCATATTGTGGTTGTATTAATGTAATGTCTCATGTTATTGCAAAAGAGATGGATATCGAGTTAAGATCGGTAAAAATTAATATGGCTGGAGAATTAAATCCAGAGCGTTTGTTTGGAACATCCTTCGAAGAAAGAGCTGGTTATAAAGGTATAGAAGTGACAATAGAGCCCGATTGTGATGCCAGTAAAGATGAGTTGGCAAAATGGTTAGAAGCTATTGAAGATCGTTGTCCTGTATCTGATAATATTAAAAATTTAACTCCTGTAGACTTAAAATTAAAACAGAAAAAATAGATTAGGTTTTACCTGATTTTTAAACTGCCATCACTATTTATTGTGGTGGCTTTTGTTTGATTTTATTGCTGCATCCCTTACAATTTTTATAAACTCCATTCGTATATTTTCTTTAGGACCAGCAGCGGGCGCCTTTACAATATTTCCTTTTGGGTCGATAAGCACATAACTTGGAAATGCTTTAACTTTGTACTCATGAATTAATTGGTGTTGGTTTCCTATGGGTATAATAGGCCAAGAGTAGTTATTTTTTTCGAGAAATTTTGTCACACTTGCTTCCTTCCAATCGCATGCAATACTCAGAAAATTAACGTATTTACCAAATTGTTGTTTTAGTTTTTCAATTTCTTTAAAATCCTGAATACAGGAATAGCTTTGTGTATTACAAAAATTCAGATATAAATATTTGCCTTTGTAATTGACTAAAGAATGATTTTCGATTGAAAAATTGGGAGCTGGATAATTCTTTTGCAGATGTGTAATTTTAGCAATGTAATTATTACATACTTTTTTGTTGTAAGCATTGGTAGTTGATTTAAGAATATCTTTAATAACCGAAAGAGTTTTTTCTTTACCAATAAATTTACGCGTGTAGGAATCGAAAATAGAACTGGCAATAATTATATTTCTTAACTGCAAATTTTTATATGCAGGATATTTTTGCATTAATAATGAAATTTGATTGTAAGTATCTGTCGATTTAAATGCTTTACTTAATCCTACCGATTCTTTTTGTTTAAAATATCCGTTAAAGAAATTTCCATATTGTTTTTTATACAGGCTTAAAAAAGCTGGGTTATTGGTTTGAAAGTTTTGGTTCAGAAAATATTTATTTTCAATTTTTGCAAATGCATTAGGATTGGCTAAAAACTCTAAAAAGCCTAAACGGTATTTTAAATATTCTTTAAAATAAACATTTTTAATGGGTTGGTATTGTTTTTTTAACTGATTAGAAAACTCAACTCCCAAGGAGAGTTCTTTTTTTCTATAAATTTTATGAAAGTTTTGATTTATATATGAATCTAGATTGTCGTCTAATGTGCGAATTAAAAAATTCAAATCGTTTTTACTGGCATTGGCAACACCTAACATTAATTCTTCGGTTTCGAAAAAAGGGTTAAGTTTTTGAGCTGGTGTTAATTCCTGTTTTGGGGGTAATTTAATTTCATATTTTTTACCTGGTTCGAGGTAAATGAAACCTTTATAAACTCCTAAAGGGATAAAAAATAATTGTGTTTGGTCTATTTTAAAATCAGCAGAAAAACTTCCATCCGAATTAATATCGAATTCATGAATTGTTTTTTCCTGATAGGTAAAAGCTTCGGAGTGAAATTTTATTGTTAAATTATCTCCAGCATAAGCAGGAGCTATACCACTTATGCTAACATTTTGAGCCATAGATTGAATCGGAAAGCTCAAAACAACCAGTAAAAACATTAATGTTCTCATTAGAATGGGATCTTGGTATTTTTCTATTTTAAAATTTTTAAAGCAATATCGATATATTTTTCAATATCCATTGTAATTGCACCTTTATGCTGTTTGTCTTTTAATTTTCCAAAGCGTACTACAACAGCATTTTTCTCTGCAATACTATATATGTATTGTCCTCTGTGTCCTCTCATATAAGGAATATTCATTCCTTTGTAAGGTAAAATCCAATACTGATATCCGTAAAAATTAAGAGGAGCTGTTTTTTCTTCGTTTAATAGATAATCTGCCGCACTTGTGGCCTCTGCAATATAATCTTGCGAAATCAATTGCTTACCATTCCACTGACCTTTATTTAAAACCAGCTGACCAAATCGTGCTGCATCTCTAGCATTTGTATTAAAGCAGCAAAACGATTTCTCATCGCCATCTTTTTTGTCTACACTCCAAAGAGCTGGTTCAACTGCATTCATTGGCTTCCATAGCTTTCTTTCGGCATATTTTGCAATGGTTTCGCCAGTTGCTTGTTCAACAATAAAAGCAAGTAATTGCGTGTTTCCACTCTGATATCTGAACCTAATTCCGGGTTTTTCGATTAACTTTTGATGTGTACTTACCTCTCGAAGGTGTTTACCATAATAAGCTTGGGTTGTAATAGATGTTGGGCTGCTGTAAGTCTCATTCCAATCTAGACCTGAACTCATTGTTAAAAGCTCTTTTATAGTGATTTGCCCACTTTTTTCACTCGAAAATTCAGGTAAGTAATTACCAATTTCTTCGTCAACCGATTTAATTTTGCCCTCGTCAATAGCAATACCGATTAAAAGGCTAACAATACTTTTGGTTGCCGAAAAAATATTTGAGTGTGAATTAGTTGCGTAATTATCCCAATACTCTTCGTGAATAAGTTTTCCGTTTTGTATAATTAAATAAGCAACTGTTTCGTGAGACTCTAGGTATTCTCTGTCTTCCAAATCTAATTCTTGCTTGTTATAGGAATCGGCTTCGGGCCAATCTATACCATTTTCGACTAAAACTTCTTTATTTTCGAAAATTTTATAGTCGTCGATATTGGCATACCAGTGAATTAAACTGGTACGCAAATAATTGGGTGCAAGTATCATCCAAGCGGCAGCTAAAACTCCTATTACTAAAACAATTTTGCTTATTCGTGACATGATTAAAAGTTTAGTTTATATGCATCAGGATCATCTACTATTGGTAAAAATTGAGATGCATCTCCTCCGTGGCGAATAATATCTCTAACAATGGTCGATGTAATCATTGTATGCTCAGGAGTAGTTAAAAGAAATACTGATTCAATTTCGTAAGCCATTTTCTTATTGGTTTGTGCTATGGCTCTTTCATACTCAAAATCGGCAGCAGTTCTTAGTCCGCGTAAAATAAATCCAGCGTTTTTTTCTTGACAGTAGCCTACCGTTAATCCTGCAAAAGTTTCTACTTCAATTTTAGGATTGTTGTTAAATGCTTCTTTTATCCATTGAATTCTTTTTTCTATTGGGAAAAACTGTTTCTTTTCAGAGTTATATCCAATGGCAATAATAATTTTATCGAATAAAGGTAAAGCCCGGCTAACAATCGATTCGTGTCCAATGGTAAAAGGGTCAAATGATCCCGGGAAAATAGCAATGCGTTCCATTTAAAAGTATTTAGGTACGAAGCAAAAATAGAAAGAATTATCGGATTGACTAAAATTTAGGCTTAGATCCATCTTTCATTTTAATTCATACTATTTAGTGTAACAATTCTGTTATTTACGAAATTGAGTAATTATTTTAGTAAAATAGCTACTTGCTTTTAGCAAGTGCGATTCGTACCAAGCGAACATTTCGCCATCTACCAATTCGATTTGTGCATTTGGTACAATTTGTTGTAGTTGTTCTTTGTGTATCGATTCGAAAGGGAATGGCTCCGACGAAAGTAATATTAACTCAGGATCTAAAGCTTGAATTTCTTCTTTGCTGATACTGGGATATCTTTTTTCAGAATTATTAATTAGGTTTTCAAAACCACAAATATCGAGCATAGAATTAATAAATGTATTTTTGCTAACACTAATATATGGATCTTTCCAAATAAGATACAGGCTTTTAATTTTTCTTTTCTTTTTTTGGATTTTACTAAAATTAGCTTTTATCGAATGCGCAATTTCAAAGGCCTTAGCGTTTGTATTGGTAATTTTACCTGTATTAATGATATTGTTTAAAGCGTTATCGAGATTTCTAATTTTAGATACATAAACAGGGTATTTATCCATTAAGAATTCAATTTGGGCTTTGTCGTTTTCTTCTTCGTTTGCCAAAATTAAATCAGGATTTAGCATCTCAATTTTATCGAGATATAAATTTTTTGGACCACCAATATTTGGTAATTGTTTTATCTTTTCCTGAGGATATCTGCAAAAGCGTGTTCGAGAAATTATTTTATTTTCCAAGCCTAAATCGAATAGAAATTCGGTGGTTGAAGGAACCGTAGAAATAATTCTTTTCGGAGGAAAGGGAATACTAACTTCTCTCCCTAAATCGTCGCTTATTTTAATAAATTCGCTCATTATTTTATGTTAATTTCTTTATATGAACTTACGAATAAAATATTGCCCATGTCTTCAAAACCTGTAAATAAATCAACGCCTTCTTGGTCAACATCTTCGTGGTTAAAACCAAGTATGCTTAAGTCGGCATCCATAGAGTTTTGCATAATTACTTGTTTTTTATTGGCATAATTGGCATTAATTAGTTCAATATTACTTGGCGATATTGGTAATCTTCCCGATTTAATAAGCCCCAATAATTTTTCCTTTTGAGTATTGAACTGATCTTCAGGGTAAATAGCAAATATTTTAATGGTTCCTTTTTTCCAATCGGGATGTCCCTGAATAATGTATGCCAAAAGAATCATTAGGTTCGCATTTTCAAGATCATTGGCTCCAATCCAAACATGAATTTCTTTCTGATAACCAAATCCTTTATATGAAGTATTTAAAATACAAACATCGAAATGTGTAGATTCAAGTAAATTATAATTGTCGATTACATAGTTTAATCTCTCGGGTTCAGTTCGTGAAAATTCAAATAAAATGGAGTTATAACCGTGTCCGGATATTCCGGAAAGTTGCATTACTTGGGCAATTGCTGAAGTCATAGACGGACTAATAATTGTATCGAGGTACACTCGGTTTTTGCTCCCCGAAGCCAAATTAATAAGTCTGTTCATCACCTTTTTCGACTCGTTGTTGGTATCTTCATTTAAGAATCCCTCCAAAAAGTGAATGTATGTTCCAAATCCGTATTTGTAAGATATCCATCGCAACAGATCGAATGCGGAACGGCGTTTAAATGAATCTTGCGAAATACAAATTGCAAAGGGTCTCCAGCTTAATTCGCGGTCGCCTTTTTCGGCACGCTGTGCAAATATCTGCAAATGCCTGCTTAACTGAAAAACTACTCCTCTAAAAAGTTTTGCTAAACCACGATGCTCTTTGCTGGTTACATTAATGCCATAATATATTCCACCCATTATTATTAATGACAAGATGGCATAACTCATATTCATTTGAAACATGATCCAGAAAGAAAATAGAGCTCCCATTAAAGAAAGATACCATTTGGAACGGAAAGTAGGTCGGTACGACGGATCTGCTGCAAAATGTTCCAGGAAAGAAATCAAGCAAATGGCACCATAAGTAACCATAAAAAACATTGAAATAATTTGTGCAACAAAATCAACATCGCCAATAAAAACAAATACAAAAGCAATTATAATAGAAACTGCCGATGCGTTAACAGGTTCGTTATTTTTTTTGTTTTCGGATTTTAACCACTTGTTTAAACCTTTTTGCGGAAATATATCGTCTAAGCCAATTGCCTGCAGAGTTCGGGGAGCTACCATTATTGAGCCTAAGGCCGACGATAAAGATGCTGCAGCTAAACCAATTGGTATAATTGGGCCCCAAATTGCTATTCTACTCATAATAAGCTGATCGCCTACTAAGTCGTCAGGATTTGCTGAGATAGTAAATTTATAGGCTGCCCAAATGTAAACCACCAATCCTCCTATTGTAGCCCAAATTGTTCCCCTTGGAATCGATTTTCTAGGATCTTTTAGGTCTCCGGAGAGGCCCAAGCCTGCGGCTAAACCTGTAAATGCCGGAAATACAATTGTAAATACATAAAAGAAACTCTTAGGGTTTTCTACTGTTGCATCTAAAACAATTTCGGTAGGTGCATCGGTAGGCGATCCAAGAAAAAACATGAACAAGGATACTCCAAGAGTTGCCACTACAACATATAAAGCTTTCATACCTACATTGGCTCCTCTATAAAGAAAAAGAACCGATAAAATGGTCATTGTGGGAATGCTAATTGCTCTTTTATCGTATATTAGCCATCCGTAATTATCTGCTATCCATCGAATAAGCGGATCGAATGCTTCGGCAAAGGCAATTACATAAAATGCTACCGATATTGCTTGTGATAAATATAGAGTAATTCCAATTGCAGCTCCAATATTTAATCCGAACGAACGGGAAATAATGTAATAAGCACCGCCACCCAGTACTTTTTGATTGGTAGCAATTTCGGCTACTGCCATTGCTGTTGGTATGGTAACCAAATGGCCTAAAATAATGATGCCAATTACTCCAATAAATCCTACGTTTCCTACTGCCCATCCAAATCGGAGGAACAAAATTGCTCCTAAAATGGTTGAAATAGCAGTCATAAAAACTGGCATAGTGCCAAAGTTAGCTTTGGTTTTCAGTAAATTATCAGGCATAGAGAAGTACTTTTATTGCTTTAATCAAAGTTATAAATATAGTTAAACCCAGTTTATAATTAAATACGCTTAGTTCGAAAGATATTTAGAAAGTTGAGAGTAGAGTTTATCTGAGTTTAATTCAGTTTGATTGAAAAGAATTTTACCATTTTTATCGAGAAGGAAAATTTGTAGACTTCTCCCCAAATATCTTACAAGTTCAACACTTTTATCGAGACTTTCTATTTCAATACAGTTTAATTCTGCTTTAGCTTGTGGCGACCAGTGTTTTCCTTTGTTTGTACCTGGAATTCTAATCATATTATACGATGAATTTCGAATGATACTTACAACACTAAGTTTTGGATATTTTGTAGTTAACTCTTGAATAGCCTGATAATACTTTTCGTTTTGCTCGGGAAACCAAGCTCGCCAAATGTAAAGAAGCACATATTTACCTTTTAGTTGATTTAAGTTGAACTGCTTTCCGGTAAGTGTTTCTTCTTGGATATTAGGAAATTGACCTTTGTTTTTAAGGCGACTGATAATTTCTACTCTTTTTGCAAGATTTTTAACATACATGCCATTAGGATTAGCAAGCTTTAAGGTTTTTAGTTGTTTTTTAATGTATTGTAAATCTCTTTTTGCCGCAAAATAATCCTGATAAATAAGATACGGAATTACTGGCGAGGATGCATATTTGTAGTAATAATCATCTTTAAAGTGGTTTAAACGTCCATATTCTGCCATAAAATTTGCTTTTTGTACAGAGTCGGATTGTACTTCTGCTATTTCAAGATTATCGGCAATTTTAAGCTTTTCTTTGTTGTTTTTATTAAGTTTTAACTGATAATCTTCGTATCGGTCTTGTGCAGGAGATCCTTTTAATTTTCCAATTAAAAAGCCATGCTTCATTTTATCTTTATGAACAAAAAGATTCATTATTGTTGGGGATATAAAGATTTTCCCTCTTTTTCCTTGTGATATTCGAAGCTCGGCGGCAAAAGCCTGAGTACATTTGCCAGAAAATTTAAATTCTCCATTTTTGGTTTGTACCGAGTCAATTAATTCAAGATTTTCACCATTATCTTTATACAGATAAATATTTTTCTCTTGTAATCCACCAATCATTCCTTGTAGTACAAATTCTTTTTCTTGTGCTAAAGAAAGAAATATGGTGTGGAAGCTGATAAATAGTAAAAACAATATTTTTTTCATTGCCTTTGTGATTTTGTGTGTTCGTTTTAAGAGATTAAAGGTAATAATTCTCAATTGTAATCATAAACCTACAGTAAAGTCCAATTTTGGAATGAAATTTTTTACAGATAGTCTAATGATGAGTCCTCGGTTTTAGCAAATGGGGCTACAGCTCTGTTGTATATTCCTTGCACATAGGATATTGCCATTCCGTAATTGGTGACAGGAATACCAGCATCAATAGCTGCTTGTAGTCTGTTTTTTAATTGCTTGGGAGTAATCATGCAACCACCACATTGAATCAATAGAGCATAATCAGTTATTTGGCCAGGAATTTCGTCTAAGCCGGCAATTACAACAAATTCCAGTTGCTTACCTGTATAATTTGAGATCCATCGTGGTATTTTAACTCTTCCAATATCATCGCAAGAGGTATGATGTGAGCAGCTTTCGAGAATAAGAACTTTATCTCCATCTTTTAATTCAGATATTTTTGGTGTTCCTTGTAAATAAGCACTAAAGTTACCTTTAAAATGTGCCAGCATAATACTAAAACTGGTTAATGCAATATCCGAAGGAATAGAAGCTGCAGCCTTTAAAAATACCTGACTATCGGTAACAACTAATTTTGGTTTTATACCTGTTTTGCTAAGAAAAGCATCTACTTCCCGTTCTTTTAATACAATGGAAACGGCATCATTATCTAAAATATCACGAATTGCCTGCACTTGTGGTAATATTAGTCGTCCTTCGGGAGCTTCAATATCTATTGGGGTTATTAATAGAACAATATCACCATATGAAATTAAATCGCCCAGTAGCGATGGATTTGTAAAAGCCGATTCGGGAATAGTATTTTTTATACTTTTTATTATGTCTTCGATATTTCTACTGACTTGTGAAAAGGGAAGAATATCTTTGCAGTCTTCTACATTGAGTAATTTGCGGGTATTTGTATTTATTTGTTCAAGATCTTCTTTATTGTGAACTGCAATAAAGGGTACATCTTGTTTTTTAAATTTTTTAATGAGTGATAGTTCAAATTCTTCGAACTTATTATGGGTAATTACCAAAATTGCTAGATCGATAATTTTTATTGTCTGATTGGTTTTCAGAATCCTTTTTTCGCCAAGCATTCCTGTATCATCAATGCCAGCGGTATCGATTAAAATTACAGGACCAAAACCGGTAATTTCAAATGATTTTTTTACCGGATCGGTAGTTGTTCCGGCAACATCCGAAACAATTGCAATTTCCTGATCAGCTAAAAAGTTGATCAGAGTACTTTTACCATTATTTCTTCTTCCAAAAATTCCAATATGTGGTCGGCGTTCTCTTCCCATTAAATCGATAGTTAATTACTCATTGTTAATTGTGTCGCTTATTATGAAACCCATTTTTAAAAGTTCTTCGGGCTGAATGAGCTTATGTAATGTTTTAGAATTCATTATTTTTAAATTAGTGTTGGCTTCAACAACAGAAATTTTATTATTTTTCATTTCGTTAGCTAATTTTGCCGCTTGATGATATCCAATATAGGGAGATAAAGCGGTTGCTACCGATGGGTTTTTTAATACATTTTCTAAACGATGATTTGTTTCGATATGTAAATTGGCGAATAAATTTTCAGCCAAAGTATTATTGGCGGCAATTAGTAGTTTTATGCTATCGAGTAGCGCATGTCCTATAGATGGGAGATAGGCATTTAGTTCTAAACAGCCTTGTCCTGCTAAATTACTAATCATCAAATCGTTAGAGTAAATCTTATGACTCGTACTAATAATAAATTCGGGTATTACAGGGTTTATTTTTCCAGGCATAATTGAACTACCCACTTGTTTTTGTGGTAAATAAACTTCTCTGTTATGGAATAGGTCAGAAGCCAAAAGGCGCAAATCGGAAGCCATTTTTTCGAGGTTTACTGCATGTGCTTTTAGTATGGCATGAACCTCTACAAAAGAATCCTGATTGGCCGTTGCATCCGATAAATTTTCCGATCGGGTAATGGGAAGCCCAGTTAATTTCTGTAAATTAGGAACCACTTCCATAATAAAAAAACGGGGAATAGATAAGCCTGTACCAATTGCTCCACCGCCCATATTTACCTCTTTTATTCGTTCGAAGCATTTTGAAATTCTCCACCAATCGCGCGAAAGCGCATTGTTATATGTACTAAATAATTTATCGTAAGAAGAGGGAACTGCCGCTTGCATTTGAGTGTATCCTTGTCGTAATACATTTCGATTTGCCTTTTCGGTTTTTTCGACTCGTCCTCTTAAATTGTTGATGGAATTTTCTAGTTTTTGCAACAATTTTATGGCAGCAACTTTAAGTGCAGTTGGAATTACATCGTTGGTAGACTGAAAAATATTAGCATGTTCGAAAGGATCAATTTTATTGTAATCACCACAATTTTCGCCTTTAATTTGAAGAGCTCTGTTTGCGATAATCTCGTTTACATTCATGTTAATACTAGTGCCGGCACCACCTTGAATTGCAGGCACTATAAAATTTTCAAAATGCTTGCCTTCTTTCACTTCCGAGGCTGCATTTTTAAGAATTTCAATCAGATTTTTATCGATTAATTTAAAAGGAAAATCCTGATTAGGGTATTTTTTAGATATTCCTTGTAGAAAATCTAAATATGTAGTGTAGCAGGCTTGTTTTACAGTTCCTACCGCCATAAACCATTCTTTATGAAATGGAGTATTATCTGGAAAATTCTCTTTTGCACGAAGCGAATGGATTCCCCAAAGTGCATTTTTGGGAATTTCTCTTTGTCCTATAAAATCTGATTCGGTTCTCATTTAATTTGCTGATTTGGTATATGATTTTACATCATCAGCACTAATACTTTCTTGTCCCAGAATAATTAGCCGTTCTATAATGTTTCTAAACTCTCTTATGTTTCCTGTGTAGTTAATTTTTTTTAATTCTGCAAGAGCATCTTCCTTTATTTTTTTAACTGGTAAGCCCATTTCTCCGCATATCATATCTACAAAATGATTTGCCAGTAAGGGAATATCGTCGATACGTTCGTTTAAAGATGGTACCGTTATTAAAATTACGCTTAGGCGATGATATAAATCTTCTCTGAAATTATTGTTTTCGATTTCGGTGGCTAAATTTTTGTTGGTTGCAGCTATTACTCTAACATTAACTTTTATCTCTTTATCGCCACCAACACGTGTTATCCTATTTTCTTGCAAGGCACGTAAAACTTTAGCTTGCGCCGATAGGCTCATATCACCAATTTCGTCGAGAAAGAGAGTACCACCATTGGCCAGTTCGAATTTTCCTTTGCGTTGTTTATGAGCCGAAGTAAAGGCTCCTTTTTCATGGCCAAACAATTCACTCTCAATTAATTCGGAGGGAATTGCAGCGCAGTTTACCTCTATAAATGGACTTTTACAGCGATTGCTTTGTTCATGAATACGGTGAGCGACCAATTCTTTTCCAGTACCATTCGATCCGGTAATAAGAACACGTGCATCGGTAGGAGCAACCTTATCGATCATTTCGTTTACCTTATTAATGGCATCCGATTGGCCTATCATCTCATATTTTTTATTCACTTTTCGTTTTAACACTTTAGTTTCTGTAATCAATTTCGATTTGTCCATTGCATTTTTTATGGTAATCAATATTCGATTCAGATCTAAAGGTTTTTCAATAAAGTCGAAAGCTCCTTTTTTTATTGATTCTACAGCTGTATCGATATTTCCATGTCCTGATATCATAATAATGGGAGTGTCTATTGCAAGCTCCTGAACTTTTTCGAGAACCTCAATTCCATCCATCTTAGGCATTTTAATATCGCATAAAATCACGTCAAATTCATCATTTTTTGCCATTTCAAGACCTTCAATTCCATTTTCGGCCAAGCTTATTTCATATTTTTCGTAGCTAAGAATGTCTTTTAATGTATTACGAATACTTTTTTCGTCGTCGATGATAAGGATTTTTGACATGTTTGTTAATTTGCTTGGGTAGAATTTAATTCTGCCGCGTTAATATTTTGTTCTATAAAGTTGAATAAAGCACCTTCTTTTAATGCATACGATGATTGGTACAATTTACTAAATCCAGTTTCTTTTACCAGATGATTAATAAAAATACTTGCAATAACCATAAGTTCTACACGAACAGGGTCCATTCCTTTAATTGCTTTTCTCTCATCGAGATTTGAGTTGATAAAATTTTGGTGTAATCTAAAAAAATCTTTCAGTTTAATTTCAAATTGTGTCTCGGGTAATCCGTTTAAATGTTGTCCTTCGGCAAGTAATATTTGCTTAAAAGTGTCGAAAGAGCCCGATGAACCAATTAAGGTTTTTACCGAATGTAATTCTATGGCTTCTATTAAATCTGTAAGTTGTTCTTTTAAGTAAGCTTCAATATCCTTTATTTCTCCTTTTTGTATCGGATCCGAAGGATTAAATTTTTCGAGCAAACGAGTCATTCCTAGTGGGTAGCTTTTCTTCCAGAATATTTTTTCTTCGTTAGCAATAATTATCTCATTACTGCCACCACCAATATCCAGAATAGCAATTGGTTCATGATTTAATTTTATGGAATTTTTAGTTCCCGCATAAATTAATTCTGCTTCTTTATCTCCCGAAATAATTTCGATGGAAACATTATATTTTTTTTGGAGCATGTTAACAAATTCATCTCCATTTTCGGCCGTTCTAATGGCTGAGGTTGCAAAGGCAATGGTATTACTTACATCATGTAATTTTGATATTTTATCTATTTCATCGAAAGCACTTTTAGCTCTTTCAATAGCTTCTTCTGTTATTCTATTGCTATTGATTCCGCCTTTTCCAATTTTAGTAGGATATTTAGATCGATGGAGGATTTTTGGTTTTTCTGCCCCACAATATTCTGCTACCAATAAATTAAATGTATTGGTTCCTAAATCAATTACAGAAATCCGTTTTATTTGCATTTTTATTTCTTAAGTGATAGTTTGAATTATGATTCTTGCATAAAAAAAAAGTAAGCAAAAATCTATTCATAACCGAAGATAGTAAAAACTTTGTTTTCGATTCGTTTCTTTCATCAAAGTATCGATTTTACTTGCTGTTTATGTACGATTGAATGATCACCAAAAACTATGCCTTTTTTATATGATATAACAAATGCCTCAAAATAATTGAGGCATTTAATTAATTATAATTTGCTGAAATTTA
This genomic interval from uncultured Marinifilum sp. contains the following:
- a CDS encoding amino acid permease; the encoded protein is MPDNLLKTKANFGTMPVFMTAISTILGAILFLRFGWAVGNVGFIGVIGIIILGHLVTIPTAMAVAEIATNQKVLGGGAYYIISRSFGLNIGAAIGITLYLSQAISVAFYVIAFAEAFDPLIRWIADNYGWLIYDKRAISIPTMTILSVLFLYRGANVGMKALYVVVATLGVSLFMFFLGSPTDAPTEIVLDATVENPKSFFYVFTIVFPAFTGLAAGLGLSGDLKDPRKSIPRGTIWATIGGLVVYIWAAYKFTISANPDDLVGDQLIMSRIAIWGPIIPIGLAAASLSSALGSIMVAPRTLQAIGLDDIFPQKGLNKWLKSENKKNNEPVNASAVSIIIAFVFVFIGDVDFVAQIISMFFMVTYGAICLISFLEHFAADPSYRPTFRSKWYLSLMGALFSFWIMFQMNMSYAILSLIIMGGIYYGINVTSKEHRGLAKLFRGVVFQLSRHLQIFAQRAEKGDRELSWRPFAICISQDSFKRRSAFDLLRWISYKYGFGTYIHFLEGFLNEDTNNESKKVMNRLINLASGSKNRVYLDTIISPSMTSAIAQVMQLSGISGHGYNSILFEFSRTEPERLNYVIDNYNLLESTHFDVCILNTSYKGFGYQKEIHVWIGANDLENANLMILLAYIIQGHPDWKKGTIKIFAIYPEDQFNTQKEKLLGLIKSGRLPISPSNIELINANYANKKQVIMQNSMDADLSILGFNHEDVDQEGVDLFTGFEDMGNILFVSSYKEINIK
- a CDS encoding TlpA disulfide reductase family protein, with the protein product MRTLMFLLVVLSFPIQSMAQNVSISGIAPAYAGDNLTIKFHSEAFTYQEKTIHEFDINSDGSFSADFKIDQTQLFFIPLGVYKGFIYLEPGKKYEIKLPPKQELTPAQKLNPFFETEELMLGVANASKNDLNFLIRTLDDNLDSYINQNFHKIYRKKELSLGVEFSNQLKKQYQPIKNVYFKEYLKYRLGFLEFLANPNAFAKIENKYFLNQNFQTNNPAFLSLYKKQYGNFFNGYFKQKESVGLSKAFKSTDTYNQISLLMQKYPAYKNLQLRNIIIASSIFDSYTRKFIGKEKTLSVIKDILKSTTNAYNKKVCNNYIAKITHLQKNYPAPNFSIENHSLVNYKGKYLYLNFCNTQSYSCIQDFKEIEKLKQQFGKYVNFLSIACDWKEASVTKFLEKNNYSWPIIPIGNQHQLIHEYKVKAFPSYVLIDPKGNIVKAPAAGPKENIRMEFIKIVRDAAIKSNKSHHNK
- a CDS encoding OsmC family protein, coding for MTDMKFRVRAKSETPTKTVVKARGFELIIDEPEELGGGNEGANPVEFLLAAYCGCINVMSHVIAKEMDIELRSVKINMAGELNPERLFGTSFEERAGYKGIEVTIEPDCDASKDELAKWLEAIEDRCPVSDNIKNLTPVDLKLKQKK
- a CDS encoding serine hydrolase; protein product: MSRISKIVLVIGVLAAAWMILAPNYLRTSLIHWYANIDDYKIFENKEVLVENGIDWPEADSYNKQELDLEDREYLESHETVAYLIIQNGKLIHEEYWDNYATNSHSNIFSATKSIVSLLIGIAIDEGKIKSVDEEIGNYLPEFSSEKSGQITIKELLTMSSGLDWNETYSSPTSITTQAYYGKHLREVSTHQKLIEKPGIRFRYQSGNTQLLAFIVEQATGETIAKYAERKLWKPMNAVEPALWSVDKKDGDEKSFCCFNTNARDAARFGQLVLNKGQWNGKQLISQDYIAEATSAADYLLNEEKTAPLNFYGYQYWILPYKGMNIPYMRGHRGQYIYSIAEKNAVVVRFGKLKDKQHKGAITMDIEKYIDIALKILK
- the coaD gene encoding pantetheine-phosphate adenylyltransferase; the encoded protein is MERIAIFPGSFDPFTIGHESIVSRALPLFDKIIIAIGYNSEKKQFFPIEKRIQWIKEAFNNNPKIEVETFAGLTVGYCQEKNAGFILRGLRTAADFEYERAIAQTNKKMAYEIESVFLLTTPEHTMITSTIVRDIIRHGGDASQFLPIVDDPDAYKLNF
- a CDS encoding helical backbone metal receptor, which encodes MSEFIKISDDLGREVSIPFPPKRIISTVPSTTEFLFDLGLENKIISRTRFCRYPQEKIKQLPNIGGPKNLYLDKIEMLNPDLILANEEENDKAQIEFLMDKYPVYVSKIRNLDNALNNIINTGKITNTNAKAFEIAHSIKANFSKIQKKKRKIKSLYLIWKDPYISVSKNTFINSMLDICGFENLINNSEKRYPSISKEEIQALDPELILLSSEPFPFESIHKEQLQQIVPNAQIELVDGEMFAWYESHLLKASSYFTKIITQFRK